The Bos mutus isolate GX-2022 chromosome 12, NWIPB_WYAK_1.1, whole genome shotgun sequence genome includes a window with the following:
- the CCDC70 gene encoding coiled-coil domain-containing protein 70 has product MFPFKVRKWMGLACFRSLVVSSSSIRQKKLIHKLQEEKAFREEMRHFREKIEDFREEMWNFRSRMRAFRGEILGFWEEDRPFWEEEKTFWKEEKAFWEMEKSFREEEKAFWKKYRIFWKEDRAFWKEDNALWERDRNLLQEDKALWEEEKALWVEERALLEEEKVLWEDKKTLWEEENALWEEEKAAWVEGVVPVVEQQVLEGGHHHVSGRPRSPASSRGRA; this is encoded by the coding sequence ATGTTTCCCTTCAAGGTGAGAAAATGGATGGGGCTTGCCTGCTTCCGCTCGCTGGTGGTCTCCTCCTCCAGCATTCGCCAAAAGAAACTAATCCACAAGCTCCAGGAAGAAAAGGCCTTCCGCGAGGAGATGAGACACTTCCGGGAAAAGATCGAAGACTTCCGGGAAGAGATGTGGAATTTCCGGAGCAGGATGCGTGCCTTCCGCGGTGAGATCTTGGGCTTTTGGGAAGAGGATAGGCCTTTCTGGGAAGAGgagaaaaccttctggaaagagGAAAAAGCCTTCTGGGAAATGGAAAAATCTTTCCGGGAAGAAGAGAAAGCCTTTTGGAAAAAGTACCGAATCTTCTGGAAGGAAGACAGGGCCTTCTGGAAGGAGGACAACGCCTTGTGGGAAAGAGACCGGAACCTCCTTCAGGAGGACAAGGCCCTGTGGGAGGAAGAAAAGGCCCTGTGGGTGGAGGAGAGAGCCCTTCTGGAGGAGGAGAAAGTCCTCTGGGAGGATAAGAAGACCCTCTGGGAGGAGGAGAATGCCctctgggaggaggagaaggccgCCTGGGTGGAAGGGGTTGTTCCGGTTGTGGAGCAGCAGGTGCTGGAAGGCGGGCACCACCACGTCAGCGGCAGGCCCCGATCACCAGCCTCCTCCCGGGGTAGGGCGTGA